CTCGCCGTCGGCACACTCCCCTCAAGCATTGCCGCCCGCGCAATCGACGAAGGCAAACTCGTCGCCCGCCGCGTGATCGGGATGCGCGAAACAGCCGAATGCTATCTGGCATGGCGCGACGACGAAGCCGGATGCGCGCTGCAATGGTGGCGCGAAAAGCTGGACAACCCGGATCTGCTCGAGCGATTCATGGCGCGGCAAAGGCAGGCAGGCTAACGCGGTTTTCAGGAAACGCTGCCCTCCGAACGGGCTAACCGAACACAATAGCTCACGCGTCGTGCACGGTCGCTACCGGGCCGCCTGGACACAGGGTAGCAAATGCATACGTCGCAGCCAGTCGCTGTCTTGTGTGTGCCGACACCATCGCGAATCCCGAATCGACTCAAGGAAAACATCCAGCGGCCCAATCTGGATCATTACTGGACTGTCCATCCAGGGTCGATTGAGACGACGTTCGAACAAGACGTTTTCGGCAGGCGCTGATCTGTCTTTTTTTCTTTGATATCTCAAATGTTTCGAATCAACAAATCGATTTTTTCGAAATGGTGTTTAGAAAACCGATGTTGCGCACTTAAGCAATAATGTTTTACCAGCACGGGAACGGGACCTCGGCTACACTGTTCTTACCCGTATCTGACCCAAAGGTTTGGGGCACCGTGCGAATCCGTATCGGAGGTAAATCATTATGGAATCCTTAATCAAGGCTTTTGTCATCGGAGCAATGATCGCCGTTCCTGCCGTCTCGTTCTCCCAACCGGATCAATCGACGAGGACCCGCGCGGAGGTCCGCAAGGAACTCATTCAATTTGAAAAGGCCGGTTATAAGCCGTCCATGGCCAGAAGCACTCAGTACCCGGAAAACCTGCAGGCTGTGCAGGCACGCGTTGCAGGCTTGAATGGCCAGAACAAGAACGTTGGGCCGGCTATGAGCGGCTCATCTCGGTCTGGTAGCACCGCCCCGGCCAACGTGCAATAGTAAGACGTTCGACCAGTTCTCCCGCGGGACGCGACGTCAGCAAGGTCGGCGCGTTGAGATAAGCGCTCTGAGCGAGGAGCATAGGTATCCACCTATTTGCGAGGCGGAAACCTATGGCTGACAAGAACTCAAAGGTGTGGTTCGCGTTGATAAGGCCATGTAACGCCACGGAAGCAAACAGGTTGTTCGAGGCCCATTCAAACCAACCTCTCACGAATTGCCGGAATGGACCGTGCCGTTTAAGGAACAAGGTTCTGTGACTGGCGCGGAACATAGCCGGTCGGCGCCAGCGGCGGCCGTCGTCGAGTTGCTTGAACACTGCATCCGAATCGCGGAGCAGCGTGTCGGCCGATTCGCCGTCCGACCGCCTGCGCACCGCGCGCGCAGGATTCGACGATCGCCTCGTCAAGCCGGTAGAGACGGCCACGCTCGACGCGTTATTGCAACGTGTCGCACGCGACCTGCTGCCGGATGCCTGGCCTGCGATGTGCGTGGTTCATCTTTTCGCGGTTCGCGAACCCGCAGTGGAGGTATGAGTCCAGTGCCACCATTCATGGTGGTCCAAATTTCTAAGCAATTCCGCGCGACGATGCTCGCGGCGATGGCGGTTCATTGCGGCAATTGCCGCAAACGCCAGCACGAACGCGCCGACCACGAACCCGACCCATGCTCCGCTCATAGCAGCCTCCGTCATTTTCGGCCAACTCCGGATCACTCAACGAATTCGCGAGACCGCTTTCAGGACAGCGCGGCCCTCTGCGGTAACCTGGACACGCCGACAACCCGATGCCGGCTGATCAAGGGCGATCAGACGATGCTCGATGAGCGTGACGAGTTCGTCGCGATCCAGTTCGATCTGATCCGGAGCATCCCGAACGATCATTAAAGTAGTAATTTCGTGCGGACTTAGCATGGTCTGCATGGATTGTTCGTATCGGACAATTGGATTGTGTATACATGCGCGAACGCATGCCTCCCGCTTTCAACGCAACAAGGTGCTCGAGAGTTTGTAACGACTCCACCATTTCCTGCGACGATTCAATGCGACATTTAGTGGAGACATTCTAACGCGCTCGCATCAATTTCCGGTCCGCCACCTCGTAGGTGGATGCCCTGATTCGGAAACGTTACCATTGATCTAAATTAAGAAATCATGCGAAATGGTATGAATATATAAATCACGCGGTATTTCATATAATCACCAAATCATTCATTTTTGAAGCTGTCAGATAATGCAGGTCGGTATTTTTACGAAATATCCTGCCGCGTTCATTCGAAACCCTCACCTTCGCTGTATCGCTGGAGAGAAACGGCCAGTGCATCGACATCGCTTTGATAGCTTGAAATGACATCCGCCCGCTCCGGAAATCGTTCGCATTGCAACGACAGTGTCTCCACGGCTGCGGCATGACGCCTGACAAGCTGCCCGCGCGTCACCCATTCGTCATTTCCGCCGGTGCAGGACTTGATGTGCTTCAGCACGCCGTCGCCGAGCACCTTGAACGGCGCGTGCCCATTGATGAATTCTGCGTAGTGTCCGGAGAAAAACCGCTCCCACTCGTTCTCCTCCGAGTCGTGCCGAAACGCGAGGATATACCCGCCGAGATCGACCATGTAGCGATAGGACAAATTCTCATGCGCGTCGGGTGAAGTCAGCTCGGCAGACCTGTTCGCTCGATGAAATCTGTCGGCGAGCGATCCAGCACCATCGGACAGATGCGCGGCAAGGAAAAACTGGGTCGCGCCGGAAGGGCAGCCGTTCTGAGGAATAAAAAACGTTACATCGCTGCCGTGCTGCAATGCGAACGTGTAAGTCGCAAGTGTGTTCATTACGATTTCCTCTGAATCCTCATGAAGACGATCGGCACCTGGACGCCATTTCCCGAATCACTCGTCTGCGGGTGCAATTCTCAGTAGCAAGCGATATGCCATCGCGATGCATTCGCTTCGCATGGCGATATGAACCACCGGAATACACGGAAAGTCGTCGTGAGCGGATGAAAATGTTTCAGCATTGATACGTTTCGCACGGCTCAAGCGCCTGCGCACGTCGATCGCCGTTGTCTGAAACATCCGGGTCGGCACGGAAGGTTCACCCTCCCGATCCCATTGGACTCGCCATTTTCCGACTCGCCTGCCTGGTTGCAACGCTGAGACCGATCGGCTGGTCGGTCGAAGCGCATTCGGGAATACGAATTGCGCCATCGTTTCGGTGAAGCCCAACCCGGGAGTGAAAGATGCGCAACGGCCATGCCGTCGGCAAGGTGGTCGCGTGGCTCGCCGCTGTCGTTGCCCTGACGATTGCCGCGCTGTTCATCTTCATCGTGACGTTCGACTGGAACCGCGCGCGCCCTTGGGTCGATGACAAGGTATCGGACGCGATCGGACGGCAGTTCGCCATCAACGGCGACCTGCGTGTCGGATGGCACCGGCCCGTGAGCGAGCATGGCTGGCGCGCCTGGGTGCCGTGGCCGCGATTCAACGCCCGCAATGTCACGATCGCCAACCCGGACTGGGCGCGCACGAAGCAGTTCGCCACGCTCGACGCGATCAGCTTCGAAGTCGAGACGCTGCCGCTGACCGTGCGCCGCATCGTGATTCCAGCCATCGACCTCGTCAATCCGTCCGTCGACCTCGAACGCCTCGCTGACGGGCGCGTCAACTGGACGTTCCAGCTCAAGAATGCCGATCATCCGGGCAAGTGGACGCTCGACCTGCACGATATCGCGTTCGCCACCGGCAAGCTCCGCTACTACGATCAACAGAAGCAATTCGACCTGAGCGGTGTGATCGACACGCTCGGCAAGCCCATTGCGTTCGGCGATGCGATGAAGCAGCAGGCGGCGCTGGCGCGCAGCGAATCGGCGCAAGCCGTCGGCCAGGAGGGCCAAAAGAAACTCTCGGCACAGGTACACCACGGTTCGGCACGATCCCCGGCGCCCGTGTCGGGTATCGAAGCGGCATCCCGCGCATCGGCAGCGGCGTCGCAAGCGCTGGCCGCGGCGTCGCAAGCGTCGGCCACGATATCCACTACCGCGATCGCCCCGGCGGCATCGGCTGCGTCGAGCACGTCCGCGACAGCGGCGTCGGGCGCGACGGCCTCCGCAGCGTCCGGCGCGTCGGCAGGCGCCGCGCCCGCGGCATCCGTCGGCGCGGGCGATTACACGATCGGATGGACCGTCGACGGGACCTACAAGAAAGGGCACGTCGCCGGCAATGGCAAGATCGGAAACGTGCTGGGGCTGCAAGGCGTTCAGCGCCCGTTTCCGGTCCAGGCCAATTTGCGCTTCGGCGATACAAAGCTGGCGCTCGTCGGCACGGTGACCGATCCGGCGCACCTGGCGGCGGTCGACCTGCGACTGTGGCTCTCGGGTACCAGCATGGCGCACCTGTACGACGTCACCGGCATCACGCTGCCCGAGACCCCGCCCTATGCGACCGACGGACGGCTGATCGGGCAATTCCGCGCGTCCGGCAATGTCTTCAAGTACGAGGACTTCACGGGGCGTGTCGGCGGCAGCGATCTCACCGGCACGCTGGTGTACGTTTCGCGCGAACCGAGGCCGCTCCTGTCGGGCACGCTGGAGTCGAAGGTGCTGCGGTTCGCCGACCTTGCGCCGCTCATCGGCGCCGACACGAATGCCAGCAAGGCGCGCCGCGGCGCCGCGGTCGCGCAGCCCGCGAACAAGGCACTGCCGGTCGAGGCGTTCCGCACGGAGCGCTGGAAGAAGATCGACGCCGACGTCCGGTTCGCCGGGCAGCGCATCATCAAGTCCCCGAGCTTGCCGATCACCGATCTGACGACCCACGTCGTCATGCAGGACGGCGTGCTGACGCTCAACCCGCTGAACTTCGGCGTCGCGGGCGGCACGCTGGCGTCGAACATCCACCTGGACGGCAATAGCACGCCGCTCAAGGGGCGGTTCACGCTGCAGGCGCGGCACCTGAAGCTGAAGCGGCTATTCCCGACGTTCACGGTCATGCAGACGGCGCTCGGCGAAGTCAACGGCGATGCCGCGCTGTCGGCCACCGGCAACTCGCCGGCGGCGCTCGCCGCAACGTCTAACGGAGAAGTGAAGACACTGGTCACGGACGGCACCGTAAGCCTGGTGCTGATGGAAGCGGCCGGGTTGAACGTGGCGAACGTGGTGTACGAGAAGCTGTTCGGCGATCGCGACGTGAAGATCAACTGCGCGGTGGCCGATTTCGTGGCCACCAATGGCGTGCTCGACTCGCGCGTATTCGCGCTCGACACCGAAGATGCGGTGATCGGCATGAACGGTAACGTGAGCTTGCGGGACGAGACCATGAACCTGACGATTCATCCGCATACCAAGGGGTTCCGGATGATATCGCTGCGCTCGCCGCTGTACGTCACCGGCACCTTCAAGCAACCTCACGTGGGCGTGAAGCCCGGGGCGCTCATCGCGCGCGGCGGGGCGGCGGTGGCGCTGGGCCTGCTGAATCCGCTCGCGAGTTTGCTCGCATTGATCCAGCCGGGCCGCAATCGGCCGCTGCCGTGCAAGCAGATGCTGACCGACATGGAGCAGCGCCCGACCGCGCCGCCACCGGGAGTACGAAAGGAGAAAAAGGCTGCACCGGCGTATCTGAATGCGGCGCCGCCGGCTTCACGGGCTCATGCGCCGGCGGCGGTCGAACCCGAGCAAGCGACGCGCGCGGGCCGAACCACCACTCCTGGCCGGTAAGGCCGCAGTATTCGAGTTCGGACGAAGACGTCGGCCCGCTGCGTCGAGCAATGGCGGCATGGGAGCGTCAGGGCCGGCCGCGCTCGAACGCGTCGCGCAGGTCAGCTTCCAGCGCCGAGCGCGAGCACATCACAATCGCTCAGCCAGCGCTTCCCCGACCGGGGCCAGAGGTCAGTCCCAAGACAATCACCAGTGAAATCGGTTTCTCTCCGTTTATCCCGATTCCATTCGATGTAAATGTTGCTTTGTCGGATCGGAATGGAAATGACCACTGCGTCGTGCACCTTGCCCGCGTGCGCTTTCGCTTCGCGTCATCATGCTCCGCATCCCCTTCCCATTCTGCGTCACGCGGTGCCGTGCACGCGCTGCGTGTCCAGCCCGCGACGACGGCTTCTTCGTGCGCTCCGACACCGAATCGCCACGGGCCACGGAGAGGCACGGGCGGCTTGGTTGAAATAGCGAGCGAAGGTCTGCCACTCCCCATGGGAACGAATCGTGCTCGTTGAATCGTGCTCGTTCTCAGTTATTCGACGGAGGAGAACTCGATGAAGCCCATGGAAATTGCAATACGCCGGATTCTGGCGACACTCGTGGCAGGCGGCACACTCGTCGCGGCCGGCCCGGCCTTGGCACAAGGCTACGGTGCACCGCAACCGAGGTACGAAGAGCCATCCCGCGCCCCGGCGCCCGGCGTGTCAATCACGCTCGGCATGCACGGCGACCGCTACTGGGACGGCCAACGCTACTGGGAGCATGACGAATGGAGGCATCGTCATCCGCGTGACCGTGATCCGTGGCGCGAGCACGATCACGAACACCGACACGAGCATCGTGAATAGCAACGACCCGCCGCTTGAGCAAAGACTGGGGAAGCCCTTGTAGTACTTTCGCACCGCTTTCGTTGAACGCCCCAAATACTCCGATGCGTCCGTTTCGGAAGCAACGATCTTCGCGAACGCCCGTTCACTCGTCGGTTGCCTGTGCACCTGCCAGCCCCTCGCTAACGCGAAGTTGGCAGAATTGTCAGGATTCCTGCACGGCAACCCCACCTCAGAAATTGTGGGCCAATCCGATCATGAACATGTCCTGGTCCGTGTTGTTGCCGGTCGCGACACGGTTGAAGCGAAGATTCGCAGTCCAGTCCTTGGTAAATTCATAGCCGATCTGCGCGCTGAAAAGCGCAGCAAGCTTCATCCGGTTAGACGGCGCACTCTTGTCGTATGCAAGATAGGGGCCGACTCCGGCACTGAGACTCCATCTGCTCAAGATTGGCGCAACGTACCAGAATTGGGCTGCGACGCCCCTTCTGGCAGCGACGTCGTTGACGCCCTCGTAGACGAAGCTTGCCGAATATGCCCAGGCATTGCCGATCGGTCGTTTGAGCTCGACCAGGTAACCCTTCTGGATTGGAACCCTCGGCCGGTTCGTTTGCGAGGTTCCGGCCCAGACGCTCAACTGAGTCCTGCCGTCGGAAAGCGACGGATGAGGGTCGCCGCCGAATCCCGAGCCGATGCCGAACAGCACCGCATCGGATGAGTGGCCGCCCGCCATCTGAACACGGTTGTACTGCGCCTTGAGGTAAATGCCATTGGGCGTGAGCTCGTAACGCAACGCAGCCGACGCGCGGATCCCGAGACGCTTTTCGTTGTGCGCCCCGTCACCGACGTGTGTCGTGTTCATGCTGAAATACGGGCCCGCCGCAAATTCAAGCGCCATCCTCCCACCAAGCGGCAAGCGCGCCGCGCCGAGCAGCGAGAAACCGTCGCGATGGTTGTCTGTCGGATGGCCTTCGTTCAGGTAGGTGACGAAAACCGACGCGTAATCGTTCAGTGCCTGGCCAAAGCCGATTTCGTAAGCGCGCCAGTGCATGTTGCCGCCCTCGCTCGCACGGCCATTACCATAAACGGCGAACGCATCGAGTGTGCGTTGCCCCGTGCCGAGCCCACTCGACGGGCCCGGCGCGCCTTCATCGGCATTCGCAAAGCCCGCAGCAGCCAAGCCAACGGCGGCGACGAAAACATAACGGAAGCGAACATCAGCGTGTTTTCCCATTCTGGCACGCTCCAACAATAACAATGTCAACAAACCAGAGGATCGGATCGCGCCGCGCTTTGCAGGCGCCGGTACCCCTGGCGCCTTATAGCGCTAGCCGCGAGCGTTCACGCCTGGCCACCTCTCCAACGACAGTCAGCCATTACCGCTTGGTGGCCGGTGCCGCCGGCTCGACAGCGCGCCTGGTGGATGTCGAGGTTTCAATCACGGCCATGTCGAGGTTGCTTTGGGCGACCTGGACCGCCTGTTGGCCGGTTCGTTGCAGTGTTTCGCAAAGCGCGTTTGGCGGCAATCGCCGAATCCAGCGCCGCGCTGGCGGCCTCGGAGCCGGCGGGCGCACTTTTCGCGACGTCCGCCACCCGCGCCCTGACTGATCGATCCGGATTGACCGGATCGACTTTTCCAGAAACCGCGAGCGATCACGCAGCGTATGGCCGTCAAGTGCCGGCGGCGAGACGCGGGCCCGCGCCAAGCGGAGTGAACTCGGCTTCAGGCCGTGGCGACGGCAGCGCGTGTACCCAAGGATCGATGCCCTGCTGCTGCACTTCTTCGAGAAACGCAACGCGCGTGCTCCAGTAGCTTGCTCGCAATTTCGCATCGATGACACGCTGCTCGGCAGCGAACAATTCCATGCGTGCAGTCACCAGCATCGACGCGGCGGCTTTTTCCGGCGTCGGGGCGTGACGCATCGCCCAACGGCTGATCCAGTTCACCATGCTGCCCCCCGTAAAAACGAACGGACCTGGATTGGGCAATCGCGATCGGGCGCGCACCTGTCTCGAGGTGTCGCGGCCGCCACCCAACGTCACCACCCAGGTTCCAGTCGCCATCGACACCCCGTATCGACGGCGATCGCCGCGGCATGCGCGCGCGGTTTACCTATCCTATGAATACTTTCCGGTTTACGCGATACGGGTTTGCATCCTTCGACACGCGGCGAGACTGAAGTCGCCCACGATAACGTCGAACGTGCATGACATCGCAGCAAATTGTCGACTGGCGAAGCGTGGGTAGAGTCGGTCATTCGAGCAGCGCACACGAGCGCTCGTGTCGTCCAACGACAGGTAACAACCGGGAGCACACATGGCTCTGACACCCAGGTGGATCGCAGCCTCGATTGTCTTGATGGCATGCTGTTGCCTTGCCGTCGTGGGCGGCAAGGCAGGAGGCGCACAAGCGCAAACGTTGCCGACAACGCTCGACAGCGAGATGAAGTATTTCTACCGGGCGCCAAGCACGGAAGCGGCGAGGACGATTCTCAAGGACTTCAGCAAACCGCCATATGTCAGCAACGCTGCTAGCTACCCGCCGTTGGCCGGTTTCCTCGCGGCGTTTTTCACCAAATATCCGGGCAGCATCGACACCGTTGTCGCAACCGATGTTGATCCGCGCGTTTTATGGTCTGTGGCAATTGGGTTACACCTGGCCGGGCAGGCCCAAAGGGCAGAGGCGGTGGCGGCGCGCATGCAGGCAGCGGGGCTCAAGCCACCCGTATTGGACAAACTTCCCGCATCGCTCAGCATGATACGTGCGCGGACGCCATCCGACTTCGACCTGCTATGGGGGGCAAGTTCTGCGACCGGCGACCCACGCTATTGCATGATCATTCTTGACGCATTTCGGTCCTATGCGAACGAGGGCAACAATGCCAAGGTGCTAGTTGCCATCGAAAAAGAGGTTGAAAAAGGATCGAAGGGCGACCTGCGCTGGGTTCGCCAGCAATGGGGGGACGCGAAATCGATCGAACTCATCTACATGGCCTCTGCGCTCTGGGGACTCAAATCGAACGCTTCCCAGCATGTCTTTGTCAGGGCCGCAATTGGTCGATATACAGCAGCACATCCCGACGAGGCTGCAGCCCGTGCTTTGGTGGGCAAAGTTTGATTGTGGCGCTTGCGCGAGACAAGATGAGCGAGGCAAGTCAATACGGGTGTGCGTTCGATCAGGTCGGGGGGCGGTCCTCAACCAGTTGCTTCGAGGCCTCAGGCTGCGGGGAACAGTTGTGTCCAGCGGTTTTGCGGGTGGAGTGCAACCGGCCTTCGAGGCCGTCGAGATCATCGCGAGCGACAAACACATTGTGGGCCACTCGCTCCACCGCGAGAGCGACGAAGATGCCTACAAGGCGCTTGGCGATGTGGCTGGTTTGGCGAGCGCGGGCAAACTGAAGCCCACCATCGACAGCACGACGACCTTTGACGAATTCGAGCAGGGCTACACGCGCCTGGCATCGGGGCGCGCGATGGGATCGATCGTTCTGCGCTTTTGATATCGTGAAGCAACGGCGCTAATCGGCCGCCGAAGGCCCGCTGTCTAGATCGAATCTGACTTTCGAGCGTCGTTCAGGCATTCGTCGCAGAAGCGCCCATTAAAGCTTTCGATGCAAGCGTTCTCCACGGGCTTTCCGGGTCGCATGACAGCGTTACGCGGACATATTGGGTCCAGGATTTCCAGGGAATCACTGATTAATAGGCGATCGCGCGAGGTTGTCGGCGACGTCGGCGTGGAATGGCCGGATGCCGAGGCGAAGCGCCGCCCATTCGGAGAAATTTGATCCGAG
The DNA window shown above is from Burkholderia pyrrocinia and carries:
- a CDS encoding DUF4148 domain-containing protein, whose translation is MESLIKAFVIGAMIAVPAVSFSQPDQSTRTRAEVRKELIQFEKAGYKPSMARSTQYPENLQAVQARVAGLNGQNKNVGPAMSGSSRSGSTAPANVQ
- a CDS encoding AsmA family protein, translating into MRNGHAVGKVVAWLAAVVALTIAALFIFIVTFDWNRARPWVDDKVSDAIGRQFAINGDLRVGWHRPVSEHGWRAWVPWPRFNARNVTIANPDWARTKQFATLDAISFEVETLPLTVRRIVIPAIDLVNPSVDLERLADGRVNWTFQLKNADHPGKWTLDLHDIAFATGKLRYYDQQKQFDLSGVIDTLGKPIAFGDAMKQQAALARSESAQAVGQEGQKKLSAQVHHGSARSPAPVSGIEAASRASAAASQALAAASQASATISTTAIAPAASAASSTSATAASGATASAASGASAGAAPAASVGAGDYTIGWTVDGTYKKGHVAGNGKIGNVLGLQGVQRPFPVQANLRFGDTKLALVGTVTDPAHLAAVDLRLWLSGTSMAHLYDVTGITLPETPPYATDGRLIGQFRASGNVFKYEDFTGRVGGSDLTGTLVYVSREPRPLLSGTLESKVLRFADLAPLIGADTNASKARRGAAVAQPANKALPVEAFRTERWKKIDADVRFAGQRIIKSPSLPITDLTTHVVMQDGVLTLNPLNFGVAGGTLASNIHLDGNSTPLKGRFTLQARHLKLKRLFPTFTVMQTALGEVNGDAALSATGNSPAALAATSNGEVKTLVTDGTVSLVLMEAAGLNVANVVYEKLFGDRDVKINCAVADFVATNGVLDSRVFALDTEDAVIGMNGNVSLRDETMNLTIHPHTKGFRMISLRSPLYVTGTFKQPHVGVKPGALIARGGAAVALGLLNPLASLLALIQPGRNRPLPCKQMLTDMEQRPTAPPPGVRKEKKAAPAYLNAAPPASRAHAPAAVEPEQATRAGRTTTPGR
- a CDS encoding zinc-binding dehydrogenase, whose protein sequence is MSLSGPQLVDIQQHIPTRLQPVLWWAKFDCGACARQDERGKSIRVCVRSGRGAVLNQLLRGLRLRGTVVSSGFAGGVQPAFEAVEIIASDKHIVGHSLHRESDEDAYKALGDVAGLASAGKLKPTIDSTTTFDEFEQGYTRLASGRAMGSIVLRF